A single genomic interval of Alligator mississippiensis isolate rAllMis1 chromosome 15, rAllMis1, whole genome shotgun sequence harbors:
- the LOC132245515 gene encoding SLAM family member 9-like, whose protein sequence is MKGALGPLLLSLLLLLQAGAWSGAGADAAATELVGTAGETVTFPLEIPAGETLDNAAWTIGTEGLATVLPGDPPSVVVSDRRYRGRLRVPNAGLALHITDLRPEDAGSYTARVNTDKSQFTRFFTLRVYERLPQPTIHCNAQSCANGLCNTTLSCTIPNGGSKVTYSWSTPQPLSMTAQGSIVVISHPDLMINVTCTVQNSASSSSTTASVKALCAANTPAQASSLSYCQGKGLILLLVLGVLITGTVAVHIMAGKQPKQD, encoded by the exons ATGAAGGGGGCTCTCggacccctcctgctctccctccttctgctcctccaAGCTGGAG CATGGTCCGGAGCCGGTGCAGACGCCGCCGCGACAGAGCTGGTCGGGACCGCGGGGGAGACGGTCACGTTTCCTCTCGAGATCCCGGCAGGGGAGACATTAGATAATGCTGCCTGGACGATTGGCACAGAGGGTCTGGCAACGGTGCTACCAGGAGACCCCCCGAGTGTCGTTGTGTCAGACAGGCGCTATAGGGGCCGCCTGCGTGTCCCCAACGCCGGCCTCGCACTGCACATCACCGACCTGAGGCCGGAGGACGCGGGGTCCTACACAGCTAGAGTCAACACGGATAAGAGCCAATTCACCCGGTTCTTCACACTGCGGGTCTACG AGCGGCTGCCCCAGCCCACGATTCACTGcaatgcccagagctgtgcaaatGGGCTCTGTAACACCACTCTGAGCTGCACCATCCCCAACGGAGGCAGCAAAGTGACCTACAGCTGGAgcaccccacagcccctcagTATGACTGCTCAAGGATCCATTGTGGTCATCTCTCACCCAGATCTTATGATAAACGTCACGTGCACAGTGCAGAACTccgccagcagcagctccacgaCGGCCTCTGTCAAGGCACTTTGTGCAG CAAACACGCCTGCCCAGGCCTCATCACTGTCCTACTGCCAAGGCAAGGGGCTCATCCTGTTGTTGGTGCTAGGGGTGCTGATCACCGGGACCGTGGCAGTGCACATCATGGCTGGCAAGCAGCCCAAACAGGACTGA